One window of the Archaeoglobus sulfaticallidus PM70-1 genome contains the following:
- a CDS encoding nucleotidyltransferase domain-containing protein, translated as MRKKTAIFGESRKVVYSEERWNLLEEKRDRAIEIMEKFEERAIPSGVYGSVARGDVNVSSDIDIFVNLRLPSYLIELLVEDFGILERKIVQATPNYAIKGDIALTDNTKISFPLVGFKDREIEFYRFGGFLNYKQLEKNERVAGVDKRLMLIVPKEYGHLEMPITDIDEIELSKIVGVSLDIIRERKRVLERRRETGRTGVFLNQLVPDHESFESYLEQIASKNPAVRKVLRERG; from the coding sequence ATGAGAAAGAAAACGGCCATATTTGGGGAAAGCAGGAAGGTTGTTTACTCCGAAGAGAGATGGAATCTCCTTGAGGAGAAGAGGGACAGGGCTATAGAAATAATGGAAAAATTCGAGGAGAGGGCGATCCCTTCCGGGGTTTACGGTAGCGTGGCAAGAGGAGATGTAAATGTGAGCAGCGACATCGACATCTTTGTCAATTTAAGGCTGCCATCGTATCTGATCGAGCTACTCGTTGAGGACTTTGGGATTCTGGAGAGGAAGATCGTTCAGGCCACTCCGAACTATGCGATAAAGGGTGACATAGCTCTGACAGACAACACCAAAATAAGCTTTCCGCTTGTTGGCTTTAAGGATAGGGAGATCGAGTTTTACAGGTTCGGTGGATTTCTCAACTACAAACAGCTTGAAAAAAATGAGAGGGTTGCAGGGGTTGATAAAAGGCTGATGCTGATAGTTCCCAAGGAGTACGGCCATTTAGAGATGCCGATAACGGATATAGATGAGATTGAACTTTCCAAAATTGTGGGAGTAAGTTTGGACATAATCAGGGAGCGAAAAAGGGTGCTTGAGAGGAGGAGGGAGACCGGTAGGACAGGAGTATTTTTAAACCAATTGGTTCCAGATCATGAAAGTTTCGAGTCATATCTCGAGCAGATAGCCAGTAAAAATCCCGCAGTAAGGAAAGTGCTTAGGGAAAGGGGTTGA
- a CDS encoding radical SAM protein produces the protein MREIIEIEEGSYYTYLPEGCEICRDGGKLVLFLTGECVHSCYYCPISEERKGKDVMFANEREVKSLEDIEKEIELMSAEGAGITGGEPLAKQKRLLEVLKFLKEFDMHIHIYTSIPAGWRTIEKIADYTDEIRFHPVGLENAEKFIDSIRYAKELGIDAGFEIPALYFKPDIAEIANSLDCFVNLNELEFSHTNYEKLIERGYKVDEFYGSIGSDEIADSYLRVVRKFHYCTATFKDAVQFRRRLLRMALNHPEMYDVLEDGTIMCGLLKGDGEKIQKAIDFLTMVSEEYVRISDIEVEIRTETARRYLNKFKEIGLEVSIIERYPTSKRIIVEVEPL, from the coding sequence ATGAGAGAGATAATAGAGATCGAAGAGGGAAGCTACTACACATACCTTCCCGAAGGATGTGAAATATGCAGGGATGGTGGGAAGCTCGTGCTATTCCTCACAGGAGAGTGTGTACACTCATGCTACTACTGCCCGATCTCTGAGGAGAGGAAAGGCAAAGATGTGATGTTTGCCAACGAAAGAGAGGTAAAATCCCTCGAGGACATTGAAAAAGAAATTGAGCTGATGTCCGCAGAGGGGGCAGGAATAACTGGGGGAGAGCCATTAGCCAAGCAAAAGAGGCTACTGGAAGTCCTTAAATTTTTGAAGGAGTTTGATATGCACATACACATTTATACGAGCATCCCGGCTGGATGGAGAACGATTGAGAAAATTGCTGACTACACGGATGAGATAAGATTCCATCCGGTCGGGCTTGAAAATGCCGAGAAATTCATCGACAGTATAAGGTATGCCAAGGAACTGGGGATAGATGCGGGATTTGAGATTCCAGCCCTGTACTTCAAGCCGGACATTGCGGAGATAGCGAACTCCCTCGACTGCTTCGTGAATCTGAACGAACTCGAATTCTCTCATACGAACTATGAAAAGCTGATCGAGAGGGGATATAAGGTTGATGAGTTCTATGGATCGATCGGGAGTGATGAAATCGCTGATAGCTATCTGCGGGTAGTAAGGAAATTCCATTACTGCACCGCGACATTCAAAGATGCAGTTCAGTTCAGGAGGAGACTCCTCAGGATGGCTTTAAACCATCCGGAGATGTATGATGTCTTAGAGGATGGAACGATAATGTGTGGTTTGCTTAAAGGAGATGGAGAAAAAATTCAAAAAGCCATTGATTTTTTAACTATGGTGTCTGAAGAGTATGTTAGGATCTCGGATATTGAGGTTGAGATCCGAACTGAGACAGCGAGAAGGTATCTTAACAAATTCAAAGAAATTGGACTTGAGGTCAGCATAATCGAAAGATATCCTACATCGAAAAGAATCATCGTTGAGGTAGAGCCGCTATGA
- a CDS encoding DUF2551 domain-containing protein, translating to MSVKDEGVKGEEVKESADVNPKVTKEIEVRLRKYLDRDKKKVRSALLRILLSGKKYTTDEIYEELKASGVDIKMRGVSAMVGLISARLGIVKMELGNKNRYYLKKEYYDLVRRILEEYMIKAEKNED from the coding sequence ATGAGCGTGAAAGATGAAGGAGTGAAAGGTGAAGAAGTGAAGGAGTCTGCCGATGTTAATCCCAAGGTGACGAAAGAAATAGAGGTTAGGCTCAGGAAGTACCTTGATAGAGACAAAAAGAAAGTTAGGTCAGCCCTGCTCAGGATTCTGCTTAGCGGAAAGAAGTACACGACGGATGAAATCTACGAAGAGCTGAAAGCATCTGGTGTTGATATAAAGATGAGGGGAGTCTCTGCGATGGTTGGTTTGATAAGTGCGAGATTGGGAATAGTGAAGATGGAACTTGGAAATAAAAACAGGTATTACCTCAAGAAGGAGTATTACGATCTCGTAAGAAGGATTCTTGAAGAGTACATGATAAAGGCTGAGAAGAATGAGGATTAA
- the uppS gene encoding polyprenyl diphosphate synthase, whose translation MRINLGIIYRIYEKKLTSEVLKRQMPSHIAIIMDGNRRYARSRGMPVKMGHYFGSKKAEEVLNWCWELRIKNLTAYAFSTENFRRDNEEKKNIFELMKRELRRLVEDPRIHKNKVRVRIIGRRDLLPESLIEVVEEVERRTKKYKNFFLNLAIAYGGRQEILDAIKNILRNVKDGKIDLDDIDENLIEQHLYTNCGNPKVDLLIRTGGEQRLSNFLPWQSAKGVAYFCDIYWPEFRKIDLLRAIRTWQNLKEREIQGEVIS comes from the coding sequence ATGAGGATTAATCTGGGGATAATATACAGAATATATGAGAAAAAGCTCACTTCTGAAGTATTAAAACGGCAGATGCCGTCTCACATAGCCATCATTATGGATGGTAATAGAAGATATGCGAGAAGTAGGGGTATGCCCGTTAAAATGGGTCATTATTTCGGATCCAAGAAAGCTGAAGAGGTTCTGAACTGGTGCTGGGAACTCAGGATCAAAAACCTTACAGCCTATGCTTTTTCAACTGAAAATTTCAGAAGGGATAATGAGGAGAAGAAGAACATCTTCGAGCTGATGAAGAGAGAGTTGAGGAGGCTGGTTGAGGATCCAAGAATCCATAAAAATAAGGTTAGGGTTAGGATAATAGGCAGAAGAGATCTTCTGCCTGAAAGCCTCATTGAGGTGGTTGAAGAGGTTGAAAGAAGGACTAAAAAGTATAAAAATTTCTTTCTGAATCTGGCCATAGCCTATGGCGGAAGACAGGAAATTCTGGATGCGATAAAGAATATCCTCAGGAATGTTAAAGACGGTAAAATAGATCTGGATGATATAGATGAGAACCTGATTGAGCAGCATCTGTACACCAACTGCGGGAATCCCAAAGTTGATCTGCTCATAAGGACTGGAGGAGAGCAGAGGTTATCGAACTTCCTTCCGTGGCAGTCGGCAAAGGGAGTTGCCTATTTCTGTGACATTTACTGGCCCGAGTTCAGGAAGATAGACCTCCTGAGGGCGATAAGGACATGGCAGAACCTTAAGGAAAGAGAAATTCAAGGAGAGGTGATTTCATGA
- the prf1 gene encoding peptide chain release factor aRF-1, whose protein sequence is MTSKLTYEFKRKLEELEKMKGRGTELITLYIPPDKNIADVANQLRSELSQAANIKSKQTRTSVMAGLEAILQRLKYYKKPPEHGMVILSGNIDLGGGKQKQITEIIEPPEPVPLYKYHCDSSFYLEPLKDMLKEKKVYGLIVIDRREAAIGLLRGKRIEVLNYASSMVPGKHRQGGQSSVRFERLREIAIHEFYKKVGDKATEALLPHLENLVGVLIGGPSPTKEEFYEGEYLHHELQKRIIGLFDVSYTDESGLYELVEKAQDKLQELDLIREKKLISRFLHEIAKDGLVAYGEEEVRKYLEIGAVDILLLSEDLRYDRVKYKCPVCGKEEIVTLRQGMEKIPKCEEDGVTMEEVEREDVVLELTELAESMGARVEFISTESEEGAMLMNAFGGIGAILRFKPENN, encoded by the coding sequence ATGACTTCCAAGCTGACATATGAGTTTAAGAGGAAGCTTGAAGAGCTGGAAAAGATGAAGGGTAGGGGAACCGAGCTTATAACCCTGTACATTCCTCCTGATAAGAACATTGCCGATGTTGCAAACCAGCTGAGGAGTGAACTCAGTCAGGCGGCTAATATAAAGTCCAAGCAAACGAGAACGAGTGTTATGGCTGGTCTGGAGGCGATACTTCAGAGGTTGAAGTACTACAAAAAACCACCAGAGCATGGAATGGTCATACTGAGCGGAAATATCGATCTCGGAGGGGGGAAACAGAAGCAGATAACAGAGATAATTGAACCTCCAGAGCCGGTACCGCTTTACAAGTACCACTGCGATTCGAGCTTCTATCTCGAACCTCTGAAGGATATGCTGAAAGAAAAGAAGGTCTATGGCTTGATAGTGATAGACAGGAGGGAGGCGGCGATTGGACTGCTAAGGGGGAAGAGGATCGAGGTTTTGAACTATGCCTCATCGATGGTTCCGGGCAAGCACAGACAGGGTGGTCAGAGCAGCGTGAGGTTCGAGAGGCTGAGGGAGATAGCGATCCACGAGTTCTACAAGAAAGTTGGTGACAAAGCAACTGAAGCTTTGCTCCCGCATCTCGAAAATCTGGTTGGGGTTTTGATAGGAGGGCCAAGCCCGACAAAAGAGGAGTTCTATGAGGGAGAATATCTGCATCACGAACTTCAGAAGAGGATAATTGGGTTGTTCGATGTAAGTTATACGGATGAGAGCGGGCTTTACGAGCTTGTGGAGAAAGCGCAGGACAAGCTACAGGAGCTGGATCTGATCAGGGAGAAGAAGCTGATAAGCAGATTTCTGCATGAGATCGCAAAGGATGGGCTTGTTGCATATGGCGAGGAGGAAGTAAGAAAGTATCTTGAGATCGGAGCGGTTGATATACTATTGCTGAGCGAGGATTTGAGGTATGACAGGGTTAAATACAAATGTCCTGTATGTGGGAAAGAAGAGATCGTTACACTGAGGCAGGGAATGGAAAAGATTCCGAAATGTGAGGAAGATGGAGTTACGATGGAGGAGGTTGAAAGGGAGGACGTTGTGCTTGAGTTAACTGAGCTTGCGGAATCCATGGGTGCAAGGGTTGAGTTCATATCAACGGAATCTGAAGAGGGAGCAATGCTGATGAACGCTTTTGGTGGCATAGGTGCTATCTTGAGATTTAAGCCCGAGAACAATTAG
- the argS gene encoding arginine--tRNA ligase — protein MFRIFRKDVEKALESVLGYSVSNFVRESEHADLSCTVAFKLAKERERKPNEIAEEIVEELVDEISEYIGSVEAVNGYINFNASYEFLEDAVNTILDEDEDYGSMTEQGEVLIEHTSANPDGPLHIGHIRNSIIGDTLARIFRKAGFNVTTQYYMNDMGRQVALAVLGVRRFGLSDEKPDHAVAKAYIEINRLMEDNPEEKEKIQAEADRIMLDYELGKEYAVEEFRRVVETALTGIMETLSNLNIEHDEVVWESEFIRNGYVDKVLKKIEELGLLLKDGAWFIDLQSKGYEKNVVVRRENGTTLYITRDLAYHAWKNENFERFINILGSDHKLIGKQLSDILQLLGLKPPEIVFFEFVSLPEGSMSTRKGKFISADDLIRRVYNEAYSLLKDRNFSEEEKKEIARSVAVGALRFDFVRVSPEKPMTFDWKKALDFERQTASYIQYSHARACSIMRKAVEKGMPDLEISGEICTMEERKLILTLSKFTTVIERILRELRPNVFADYLMDVAIRFNDFYTTHPVLKESSEVRMHRLAIVDATRIVLKNGLELLGIDALEKM, from the coding sequence ATGTTCAGAATCTTCAGAAAGGATGTTGAAAAAGCGTTAGAAAGCGTTTTGGGCTATTCTGTAAGCAACTTTGTTAGGGAGAGCGAGCATGCTGACCTCTCATGCACAGTAGCCTTTAAGCTTGCTAAGGAGAGAGAAAGAAAACCAAACGAGATTGCTGAAGAGATTGTGGAAGAGCTTGTAGATGAGATCTCCGAGTATATCGGAAGTGTTGAGGCCGTAAACGGATACATAAACTTCAACGCCAGTTATGAGTTTTTGGAGGATGCTGTTAACACGATACTCGATGAGGATGAGGATTATGGCTCCATGACGGAGCAGGGAGAAGTTCTGATAGAGCATACCTCAGCAAATCCCGATGGGCCCTTGCACATAGGACACATAAGGAACTCGATAATAGGAGACACCCTCGCAAGAATTTTCAGAAAAGCTGGCTTTAATGTCACCACCCAGTACTACATGAACGACATGGGCAGGCAGGTGGCTCTGGCTGTTCTCGGCGTTAGGAGATTTGGTCTGAGCGATGAGAAACCGGATCATGCCGTGGCTAAAGCATACATAGAGATAAACAGGCTCATGGAAGATAATCCTGAGGAGAAAGAGAAGATTCAGGCTGAGGCGGATAGGATAATGCTCGATTATGAGCTTGGCAAGGAGTATGCGGTGGAGGAGTTCAGAAGGGTAGTTGAAACTGCATTGACGGGGATAATGGAAACGCTCTCAAACCTGAACATTGAGCATGATGAGGTTGTATGGGAATCGGAGTTCATAAGGAACGGTTATGTTGATAAGGTTCTCAAGAAGATTGAGGAGCTTGGGTTGCTGTTGAAGGATGGAGCCTGGTTCATAGATCTTCAATCAAAGGGATATGAGAAGAATGTTGTTGTCAGGAGAGAGAACGGGACAACGCTGTATATCACAAGAGATCTGGCATATCATGCCTGGAAGAATGAGAACTTTGAGAGGTTCATAAACATTCTCGGTTCAGATCACAAGCTTATCGGGAAGCAGCTGAGCGATATACTTCAGCTTCTTGGGCTCAAACCTCCTGAAATAGTGTTCTTTGAATTCGTCTCTCTGCCTGAAGGGTCGATGAGCACGAGGAAAGGCAAGTTCATCTCAGCTGATGATCTAATAAGAAGGGTTTACAACGAAGCCTACAGTCTCCTCAAGGACAGAAACTTCAGCGAGGAGGAGAAAAAGGAGATAGCGAGGAGTGTAGCTGTGGGTGCTCTAAGGTTCGACTTCGTCAGGGTGTCTCCAGAGAAGCCCATGACCTTCGACTGGAAGAAAGCCCTCGATTTCGAGAGGCAGACGGCAAGCTACATCCAGTACTCCCATGCAAGGGCGTGCAGCATAATGCGAAAGGCTGTGGAGAAGGGTATGCCCGATCTTGAAATTTCTGGAGAGATTTGCACAATGGAAGAGAGGAAGCTGATCCTGACACTCTCGAAGTTCACAACGGTCATTGAGAGAATACTTAGGGAGCTGCGACCAAATGTCTTCGCGGACTATCTCATGGATGTGGCGATCAGGTTCAACGACTTCTACACGACTCATCCAGTTCTGAAGGAAAGCAGCGAGGTAAGGATGCACAGGCTCGCAATAGTCGATGCCACAAGGATAGTTTTGAAGAACGGCCTCGAGCTACTGGGAATAGATGCACTGGAAAAAATGTAA
- a CDS encoding acyl-CoA mutase large subunit family protein, which translates to MNKKEWEEKYLDPFLKKAGERKKEFKTASGFEVDRVYTPEDVTIDYEEELSFPGAYPFTRGVYPTMYRGRLWTMRQYAGFGTAEETNKRYKYLLEQGQTGLSVAFDLPTQIGYDSDHPMAAGEVGKVGVAIDTIEDMQILFDGIPLDRVSTSMTINSTCAQVLSMYIAIAESQGVSRAQLRGTVQNDMLKEYIARGTYIFPPEASIKLATDIIMFCAKEVPKWNSISISGYHMEEAGATPVQEVAFTLADGITYVEKVIERGMKVDEFAPRLSFFFAAGNNLLEEVAKFRAARRLWAKIMKDRFGAKDKRSMMLRFHTQTAGCTLTAQQPENNIIRVTIQALAAVLGGTQSLHTNSFDEALSLPTEKAVRIALRTQQIIAEESGVADVVDPLGGSYYLEWLTDKIEEEAMKYIEKIDEMGGMIKAIEQGFPQREIQKSAYEKQKKIDSGEITVVGVNKYQIEEEIQLEILRIDENMVRKQIERLKRFRDSRDKSKVESALDKLRRSAESGDNLMPPILECVKAKATLGEITDVLREVFGEFRAPQVF; encoded by the coding sequence ATGAACAAGAAGGAGTGGGAGGAAAAATATCTCGATCCCTTCCTGAAGAAGGCTGGAGAGAGGAAAAAGGAGTTTAAAACCGCTTCTGGTTTTGAGGTTGATAGAGTTTACACACCTGAAGATGTAACAATCGATTATGAAGAGGAGCTGAGCTTTCCCGGTGCATATCCGTTCACAAGAGGAGTTTACCCAACGATGTACAGAGGAAGGCTGTGGACAATGAGGCAGTATGCTGGTTTTGGCACTGCCGAAGAGACGAACAAGAGGTACAAGTATCTGCTTGAACAGGGTCAGACCGGTTTGAGTGTTGCTTTTGATCTGCCAACCCAGATCGGATATGATTCAGACCACCCAATGGCTGCCGGAGAGGTTGGCAAGGTTGGAGTTGCCATTGACACGATAGAGGACATGCAGATACTCTTCGATGGGATTCCTCTTGATAGGGTTTCAACATCGATGACGATCAACTCAACCTGCGCTCAGGTACTGAGCATGTACATAGCAATAGCAGAATCACAGGGAGTGTCGAGAGCTCAGCTCAGAGGAACTGTGCAGAATGACATGCTGAAGGAATACATCGCGAGAGGGACATACATCTTCCCGCCAGAGGCTTCGATAAAGCTCGCAACGGACATAATCATGTTCTGTGCGAAAGAGGTTCCTAAGTGGAACTCGATATCCATCTCAGGCTATCACATGGAGGAGGCTGGAGCAACTCCAGTTCAGGAGGTCGCATTCACGCTGGCTGATGGAATCACCTATGTCGAGAAGGTTATCGAGAGGGGGATGAAGGTTGATGAGTTCGCTCCAAGACTGAGCTTCTTCTTTGCTGCTGGAAACAATTTGCTTGAGGAGGTTGCGAAGTTCAGGGCGGCAAGGAGGTTGTGGGCCAAGATAATGAAAGACAGGTTTGGAGCCAAAGACAAGAGGTCGATGATGCTCAGGTTCCACACCCAAACCGCTGGCTGCACATTGACAGCTCAACAGCCCGAGAACAATATTATCAGGGTTACGATTCAGGCTCTTGCTGCGGTGCTCGGAGGGACCCAGAGCCTGCATACCAACAGCTTCGATGAGGCTCTGAGCCTGCCAACGGAGAAAGCTGTAAGAATAGCTCTAAGGACTCAGCAAATCATTGCTGAAGAGAGCGGAGTTGCTGATGTTGTCGATCCACTCGGGGGTAGTTACTATCTCGAATGGCTTACCGACAAAATAGAGGAGGAAGCGATGAAGTACATCGAGAAGATAGATGAGATGGGCGGAATGATCAAAGCAATAGAGCAGGGATTCCCACAGAGGGAAATTCAGAAGAGCGCTTATGAAAAGCAGAAGAAGATAGACTCCGGAGAGATTACGGTTGTTGGTGTGAATAAGTACCAGATCGAAGAGGAGATCCAGCTTGAGATTCTCAGAATAGATGAAAACATGGTAAGAAAGCAGATTGAAAGGTTAAAGAGGTTCAGAGATAGCAGAGATAAGTCAAAGGTTGAATCGGCACTGGATAAGCTGAGAAGGTCTGCAGAGAGTGGCGACAATCTTATGCCGCCAATACTCGAGTGTGTCAAGGCCAAGGCAACGCTTGGTGAGATCACGGATGTTCTGAGAGAGGTTTTTGGTGAATTCAGGGCCCCGCAGGTCTTTTAA
- a CDS encoding biotin/lipoyl-containing protein, which translates to MKYSVFVKGKKYDVEVEEIEPNVFSVSVSGKTATIKVEEVSFAKPVEEKVEKVERVERVEKAEKVEAGEGTPVKVSMAGVITKVLKNEGEEIEEGEDILILEAMKMENAISAPKSGKITKITVKEGDRVSAGDVVAYIS; encoded by the coding sequence ATGAAGTATAGCGTTTTTGTTAAGGGCAAGAAGTACGATGTGGAGGTTGAGGAGATCGAACCGAATGTCTTCTCCGTCAGCGTTTCTGGAAAGACTGCAACGATAAAGGTTGAAGAGGTTTCATTTGCAAAGCCTGTTGAGGAGAAAGTGGAGAAAGTGGAGAGAGTTGAGAGAGTTGAGAAAGCTGAAAAGGTTGAGGCTGGTGAGGGAACCCCGGTTAAGGTATCGATGGCTGGCGTGATAACCAAAGTTCTGAAGAATGAGGGAGAAGAGATTGAAGAGGGAGAAGACATACTGATTCTCGAAGCCATGAAGATGGAAAATGCCATATCTGCTCCGAAGAGCGGTAAGATAACCAAGATCACAGTTAAAGAAGGAGACAGAGTGTCTGCCGGAGATGTTGTAGCATACATTTCTTAA
- a CDS encoding acyl-CoA carboxylase subunit beta, giving the protein MKKMKDLVNEVYKRKETIKKMGGEERIKKQHELGKLTARERIEILLDKGSFNEINPFVEKRNTDFGLDKVYLPGDGVVTGYGTIDGRPVAVFAQDFTVMGGSLGEMHGYKIAYIMDFAMKMGIPIIGLNDSGGARIQEGVDALKGYGDIFYRNTLASGVIPQISVIMGPCAGGAVYSPAIGDFIIMTKNKSCYMFITGPGVIKTVTGEEITPQELGGWEAHAVKSGNCHIVAEDDVHALQLVRKLISYLPLNNLDDPPVIQTGDDPARTTPRIYDIIPEDPQKPYDVRDVIREVVDNGEFFEIHANYAPNATVGFARMDGRSVGIVANNPKFFAGTLDVNSSDKIARFVRFCDAFNIPIITFMDVPGYLPGVDQEYGGIIRHGAKILYAYSEATVPLVTIILRKAYGGAYIAMGSKHLGADIVYAYPTAEIAVMGPEGAAEIVFRKEIKSSDNPEETKLQKIAEYRERFANPYRAASRGYIDDVIDPKFTRSKIISALRIIDTKREKLPPKKHGNIPL; this is encoded by the coding sequence ATGAAAAAGATGAAAGATCTCGTTAACGAGGTGTATAAGAGAAAGGAAACGATAAAAAAGATGGGTGGGGAGGAAAGGATAAAGAAGCAGCACGAGCTGGGAAAGCTGACAGCGAGGGAGAGAATAGAGATACTGCTCGACAAGGGAAGTTTTAACGAGATAAATCCCTTTGTGGAGAAGAGAAACACAGATTTTGGCCTCGATAAGGTTTACCTTCCAGGAGATGGTGTTGTAACTGGTTATGGAACGATAGATGGCAGGCCTGTTGCAGTGTTCGCCCAGGATTTTACCGTCATGGGAGGAAGCCTTGGAGAGATGCACGGATACAAGATCGCCTACATCATGGATTTCGCAATGAAGATGGGAATTCCGATAATAGGACTCAATGACTCAGGAGGGGCGAGGATTCAGGAGGGTGTTGATGCCCTGAAGGGATACGGAGACATATTCTACAGAAACACCCTCGCAAGCGGTGTAATACCGCAGATATCTGTTATCATGGGTCCATGTGCTGGAGGAGCGGTTTACAGCCCTGCAATAGGGGACTTCATAATAATGACCAAGAACAAGTCGTGTTACATGTTCATAACCGGGCCAGGGGTTATCAAGACCGTTACTGGTGAAGAGATAACTCCACAGGAGCTTGGTGGATGGGAAGCTCATGCAGTAAAAAGCGGGAACTGTCATATTGTTGCTGAGGATGATGTTCATGCACTACAGCTCGTAAGAAAGCTGATTAGTTATCTCCCTCTTAACAACCTCGACGATCCCCCTGTAATTCAAACAGGAGATGATCCTGCGAGAACAACTCCAAGAATATACGATATAATCCCTGAGGACCCGCAGAAGCCCTACGATGTAAGAGATGTGATCAGAGAGGTCGTGGATAATGGGGAGTTCTTTGAGATCCATGCAAACTACGCACCAAACGCTACTGTTGGATTCGCAAGGATGGATGGCAGGAGTGTTGGGATAGTAGCCAACAATCCAAAGTTCTTCGCCGGAACGCTCGATGTCAACTCGAGCGATAAGATAGCGAGGTTTGTGAGGTTCTGTGATGCCTTCAACATCCCGATAATAACCTTCATGGATGTTCCGGGCTATCTGCCGGGAGTTGATCAGGAATATGGCGGGATAATCAGACATGGTGCCAAGATTCTGTACGCTTACAGCGAGGCTACCGTTCCGCTCGTAACGATAATCCTGAGGAAAGCTTACGGAGGAGCTTATATAGCGATGGGAAGCAAGCATCTTGGAGCTGACATAGTGTACGCCTATCCAACAGCAGAGATAGCAGTAATGGGTCCAGAAGGTGCTGCAGAGATCGTTTTCAGGAAGGAGATAAAGTCTTCTGACAACCCAGAGGAGACCAAGCTACAGAAGATTGCTGAATACAGAGAGAGGTTCGCCAACCCGTACAGGGCTGCATCGAGGGGTTACATAGACGATGTTATCGATCCAAAATTCACGAGGAGCAAGATAATCTCCGCCTTGAGAATCATAGATACAAAGAGGGAGAAGCTGCCTCCAAAGAAGCATGGAAACATACCGCTCTGA